One genomic window of Danio rerio strain Tuebingen ecotype United States chromosome 24, GRCz12tu, whole genome shotgun sequence includes the following:
- the lyz gene encoding lysozyme C precursor (The RefSeq protein has 2 substitutions compared to this genomic sequence), with translation MRLAVVFLCLAWMSSCESKTLGRCDVYKIFKNEGLDGFEGFSIGNYVCTAYWESRFKTHRVRSADTGKDYGIFQINSFKWCDDGTPGGKNLCKVACSDLLNDDLKASVGCAKLIVKMDGLKSWETWDSYCNGRKMSRWVKGCEQRKQSLRA, from the exons ATGAGGCTGGCAGTGGTGCTTTTGTGTCTGGCGTGGATGTCCTCGTGTGAAAGCAAGACACTGGGACGCTGTGATGTTTACAAGATCTTCAAGAATGAAGGGCTTGATGGATTTGAGGGATTCTCCATTGGCAACT ATGTGTGCACTGCCTACTGGGAAAGCAGGTTTAAGACCCACCGAGTGCGTTCAGCTGATACGGGGAAGGACTACGGGATCTTCCAGATTAACAGCTTCAAGTGGTGTGATGACGGGACCCCTGGTGGGAAGAATTTGTGCAAAGTGGCCTGTTCAG ACTTGCTTAACGATGACCTGAAAGCTTCAGTTGAGTGTGCAAAGCTGATTGTGAAAATGGACGGGCTGAAATCATG GGAAACCTGGGATTCTTACTGTAACGGTCGTAAGATGTCCCGCTGGGTAAAAGGCTGTGAGCAGCGCAAACAAAGCCTCCGAGCCTGA